In a genomic window of Azospirillum lipoferum 4B:
- a CDS encoding tautomerase family protein — translation MPIISVKVSTAPSPDLTRRLADGIVALTAGILRKRPDITAVTVDYTAPEHWIVGGRSLADHGKASFWLDIKVVDGTNLKDEKARYLRDLFAFMESELGPLHEESYALVHEVQADAYGYGGLTQEHRYIAATRA, via the coding sequence ATGCCCATCATCTCCGTGAAAGTCTCGACGGCTCCCTCGCCGGACCTGACCCGCCGCCTGGCCGACGGCATCGTCGCGCTGACCGCCGGCATTCTGCGCAAGCGGCCGGACATCACCGCCGTCACCGTCGACTACACCGCGCCGGAACATTGGATCGTCGGCGGCCGCAGCCTGGCGGACCATGGCAAGGCCAGCTTCTGGCTCGACATCAAGGTGGTGGACGGCACCAACCTGAAGGACGAGAAGGCCCGCTACCTGCGCGACCTGTTCGCCTTCATGGAATCGGAACTCGGGCCTCTGCACGAGGAAAGCTATGCCCTGGTGCATGAGGTGCAGGCCGACGCCTACGGCTATGGAGGCCTCACCCAGGAGCATCGCTACATCGCGGCGACCAGGGCGTAG
- a CDS encoding LuxR C-terminal-related transcriptional regulator, translating into MGEDSAAGAATEATAGDGTTIVIGDDHPLVQAALRDALGKAMPEVRVIECPDLDSVMTAVGQRPADIDLVLLDLNMPGTHGFAGLFMMLAHHPTVPVAILSALQDSDTIRRALAYGASGYIPKSLSMPAMADAIRAILSGETWAPPLSAASSEADEAESARRFASLSPQQLRILTMIVDGKLNKQIAGELNVSEQTVKVHVSSILRKLNVVSRTQAAVVAGRLAVGGNVLR; encoded by the coding sequence ATGGGCGAGGACAGCGCGGCGGGCGCAGCGACCGAAGCAACGGCCGGCGACGGAACGACCATCGTCATCGGCGACGACCACCCGCTGGTGCAGGCGGCACTGCGCGACGCGCTGGGCAAGGCGATGCCGGAGGTGCGGGTGATCGAATGCCCGGACCTCGACTCGGTGATGACCGCGGTGGGACAGCGGCCGGCCGACATCGACCTCGTGCTGCTCGACCTCAACATGCCCGGCACCCACGGCTTCGCCGGCCTGTTCATGATGCTGGCCCACCACCCGACCGTGCCGGTCGCCATCCTGTCGGCGCTTCAGGACTCCGACACCATCCGCCGGGCGCTGGCCTATGGCGCCTCGGGCTACATCCCGAAATCATTGTCGATGCCGGCGATGGCCGACGCCATCCGCGCCATCCTGTCGGGCGAGACCTGGGCGCCGCCGCTGTCCGCCGCCTCATCCGAAGCCGACGAGGCAGAATCCGCCCGCCGCTTCGCCTCGCTGTCGCCGCAGCAGCTGCGCATCCTGACCATGATCGTCGACGGCAAGCTGAACAAGCAGATCGCCGGCGAGCTGAACGTGTCGGAGCAGACGGTGAAGGTCCATGTCTCCAGCATCCTGCGCAAACTGAACGTGGTCAGCCGCACCCAGGCCGCCGTGGTCGCCGGCCGGCTGGCGGTGGGCGGCAACGTGCTGCGGTGA
- a CDS encoding Lrp/AsnC family transcriptional regulator translates to MHALDALDHKILRLLRKDGRMSNAKLAAEVGLSPSACLRRLHMLEHSGVIRGYTAIIETADEERSVTVIVQITLERQTDEYLRRFDAAVRRCPEVRECYLLSGSSDYLLRVVAQDPADYDRIYKDSLSRLPGVQRIQSSFAIRSVVRPGSLPVEEPAG, encoded by the coding sequence ATGCACGCCCTGGACGCCCTGGACCACAAGATCCTGCGCCTTCTCCGCAAGGACGGCCGGATGAGCAACGCCAAGCTGGCGGCGGAGGTCGGGCTGTCGCCATCGGCCTGCCTGCGCCGCCTGCACATGCTGGAGCATTCCGGCGTGATCCGCGGCTATACCGCCATCATCGAGACGGCGGACGAGGAGCGGTCGGTCACCGTCATCGTCCAGATCACGCTGGAACGCCAGACCGACGAGTATTTGCGCCGCTTCGACGCTGCCGTCCGCCGCTGCCCGGAGGTGCGGGAATGTTACCTGCTGTCGGGCAGTTCGGATTATCTGCTGCGGGTGGTGGCGCAGGACCCGGCCGATTACGACCGCATCTACAAGGACTCGCTGTCGCGCCTGCCCGGCGTCCAGCGCATCCAGTCCAGCTTCGCCATCCGCAGCGTCGTGCGCCCCGGCAGCCTGCCGGTGGAAGAGCCGGCAGGCTGA
- a CDS encoding hybrid sensor histidine kinase/response regulator → MQSWLVLAVSAAYLGVLFAIAWWGDRRTAGGTLVLSSPRAAGILYALTLCIYNTSWSFYGSVGRASASGFDFLPIYLAPMILLLAARPVLTKIIAITKAQNVTSIADFIGARYGKSQAVAALVTLTALVGVLPYIALQLKAVAASFDVLTAPSLASPAALPPPIWGDTAFAVALSMAVFTILFGVRHINASEHHRGLMLAIAFESLVKLTVFLAVAAFIVWGMFDGYTDLIARPQAEPLLSPSFSDPTWWSNTAISIIAFLCLPQMYHVMTVENDNPRHLRAAAWMYPTYLVALSALMIPIAVAGLVTFGDGINPDTFMITLPIAAGASGFSLLSFIGGLSAATGMVIVAAVSLSTMLCNDVAMPLLLSRPRFAARVGRRDMVGTLLLVRRLSVLGILLLAYVMHRLVDRDYPLTVIGLLSFVAVAQFGPAFFGGLYWPRANRVGALAGLGAGFLLWVYTLLVPSMARIVPVPDALFDVGPWGIGWLRPQALFGIEGLDPISHASLWSLLANLIAFVAGSLLARPSAVERTQAVFYTTATADQDDDDTPQALAKLADLRALAIRFVGAERGNAAFDAYAAGRKGEAGPADLDAVRFTETLIAGAIGAASARVVMAASLQGRSLSRGDAMAMLDEASEALRFNRKLLQATLENIGQGICVIDADHRIAAWNHRYLELLDLPADMVRVGVPFADLIRFNERRGEYSAHDMKALLINRDTANLQWPYRYERRRPDGTVLEIVANPLPEGGYVSTYTDVTERYRAAEALREANESLEHRVQERTDALQQAKAEAEAANASKTRFLAAASHDLLQPLNAARLFVSALEESIRVPLPTVEQRVSECGMIDNAAAALRSTEMLLGGLLDISSLDAGNVRVQMRSFAIDELLGGLGVEFSALAQERGLTLKVVGCGAVVRSDPQLLRRVLQNFLSNAIRYTPKGRVLLGCRRRRDPTHNNSLGGDRLRIEVWDTGPGIPEAKRREVFEEFRRLGGADGGGDPADKGLGLGLAIVDRIARLLGHRVTLHSIVGRGTGFAVEVPMEQARAAPVARPVTVPAALSAGLLVLCIDNEEPILAGLRALLGQWGCRVATASDVAGALAALAPFDGTLPDVVCVDYHVGGGQTGLAVLQRLRELWGRPVKGLLLTADRSEAVRAEAERCGCGVLYKPVKPASLRRFLNGAALQTSAVAER, encoded by the coding sequence GTGCAGAGTTGGCTGGTCCTGGCCGTGTCGGCGGCCTATCTGGGCGTTCTGTTCGCCATCGCCTGGTGGGGCGACCGGCGCACCGCGGGCGGAACGCTGGTGCTGTCCTCCCCGCGCGCGGCCGGCATTCTCTATGCCCTGACGCTCTGCATCTACAACACGAGCTGGAGCTTCTACGGGTCGGTCGGGCGGGCGTCGGCCAGCGGCTTCGATTTCCTGCCGATCTATCTGGCGCCGATGATCCTGCTGCTGGCGGCGAGGCCGGTGCTGACCAAGATCATCGCCATCACCAAGGCGCAGAACGTCACCTCCATCGCCGACTTCATCGGCGCCCGCTATGGCAAGAGCCAGGCGGTGGCGGCGCTGGTGACGCTGACGGCGCTGGTCGGCGTGCTGCCCTACATCGCGCTCCAGCTGAAGGCGGTTGCCGCCAGCTTCGACGTGCTGACCGCGCCCTCGCTGGCCTCTCCGGCGGCCCTGCCGCCGCCGATCTGGGGCGACACCGCCTTCGCGGTGGCGCTGTCGATGGCGGTCTTCACCATCCTGTTCGGCGTCCGCCACATAAACGCCAGCGAACATCACCGCGGCCTGATGCTGGCCATCGCCTTCGAAAGTCTGGTGAAGCTGACCGTCTTCCTGGCGGTGGCGGCCTTCATCGTCTGGGGCATGTTCGACGGCTACACCGACCTGATCGCCCGGCCGCAGGCGGAACCGCTGCTGTCGCCCAGCTTTTCCGATCCGACCTGGTGGTCGAACACGGCGATCTCGATCATCGCCTTCCTCTGCCTGCCGCAGATGTACCATGTGATGACGGTGGAGAACGACAATCCCCGCCATCTGCGCGCCGCCGCCTGGATGTATCCGACCTATCTGGTCGCGCTCAGCGCGCTGATGATCCCCATCGCGGTGGCAGGCCTCGTCACCTTCGGCGACGGGATCAACCCCGATACCTTCATGATCACCCTGCCCATCGCGGCGGGAGCCAGCGGTTTCAGCCTGCTGTCCTTCATCGGCGGCCTGTCGGCGGCGACCGGCATGGTCATCGTCGCCGCGGTGTCGCTCAGCACCATGCTGTGCAACGACGTGGCGATGCCGCTGCTGCTCAGCCGACCGCGCTTCGCCGCCCGCGTCGGCCGGCGCGACATGGTCGGCACGCTGCTGCTGGTGCGGCGGCTGTCGGTGCTGGGCATCCTGCTGCTGGCCTATGTGATGCACCGGCTGGTCGACCGCGACTATCCGCTGACCGTCATCGGCCTCCTCTCCTTCGTCGCGGTGGCCCAGTTCGGGCCGGCCTTCTTCGGCGGGCTCTACTGGCCGCGGGCCAACCGGGTGGGGGCGCTGGCGGGGCTGGGCGCCGGCTTCCTGCTGTGGGTCTACACCCTGCTGGTGCCGTCGATGGCCCGCATCGTCCCGGTGCCCGACGCGCTGTTCGATGTCGGTCCCTGGGGCATCGGCTGGCTGCGGCCGCAGGCGCTGTTCGGCATCGAGGGGCTGGACCCGATCTCCCACGCCAGCCTGTGGAGCCTGCTCGCCAACCTGATCGCCTTCGTCGCCGGATCGCTGCTCGCCCGGCCCAGCGCGGTGGAGCGCACGCAGGCCGTCTTCTACACCACCGCCACCGCCGACCAGGACGACGACGACACCCCCCAGGCGCTCGCCAAGCTGGCCGACCTGCGGGCGCTCGCCATCCGCTTCGTCGGGGCGGAACGCGGCAACGCCGCCTTCGACGCCTATGCCGCCGGCCGCAAGGGCGAGGCAGGACCGGCCGACCTCGACGCCGTCCGCTTCACCGAGACGCTGATCGCCGGCGCCATCGGTGCCGCGTCGGCGCGGGTGGTGATGGCGGCCTCGCTCCAGGGGCGGTCGCTGTCGCGCGGCGACGCCATGGCGATGCTGGACGAGGCGTCGGAGGCGCTGCGCTTCAACCGCAAGCTGCTGCAGGCGACGCTGGAGAACATCGGCCAGGGCATCTGCGTGATCGACGCCGACCACCGCATCGCCGCCTGGAACCACCGCTACCTGGAACTGCTCGACCTGCCGGCGGACATGGTGCGGGTGGGCGTGCCCTTCGCCGACCTGATCCGCTTCAACGAGCGGCGCGGCGAATACAGCGCCCACGACATGAAGGCGCTGCTGATCAACCGCGACACCGCCAACCTGCAATGGCCCTACCGCTACGAGCGGCGCCGGCCCGACGGCACGGTGCTGGAGATCGTCGCCAACCCGCTGCCGGAGGGCGGCTACGTCTCCACCTACACCGACGTGACCGAGCGCTACCGCGCCGCCGAGGCCCTGCGCGAGGCCAACGAAAGCCTGGAGCACCGGGTGCAGGAGCGCACCGACGCCCTGCAGCAGGCCAAGGCGGAGGCGGAGGCGGCCAATGCCAGCAAGACCCGCTTCCTCGCCGCCGCCAGCCACGACCTGCTGCAGCCGCTGAACGCCGCCCGCCTGTTCGTCTCGGCGCTGGAGGAAAGCATCCGCGTTCCCCTGCCGACGGTGGAGCAGCGGGTGTCCGAATGCGGCATGATCGACAATGCCGCCGCCGCCCTGCGCTCCACCGAGATGCTGCTGGGCGGGCTGCTCGACATCTCCTCGCTGGATGCCGGCAATGTCCGGGTGCAGATGCGCAGCTTCGCCATCGACGAATTGCTGGGCGGACTTGGGGTGGAGTTCTCCGCCCTGGCGCAGGAACGCGGGCTGACGTTGAAGGTGGTCGGCTGCGGTGCGGTGGTGCGGTCGGACCCGCAGCTGCTGCGCCGGGTGCTGCAGAATTTCCTGTCCAACGCCATCCGCTACACGCCCAAGGGCCGGGTGCTGCTGGGCTGCCGGCGCCGCCGCGATCCAACCCATAACAATTCTCTGGGGGGCGACCGCCTGCGCATCGAGGTGTGGGACACCGGCCCCGGCATCCCCGAGGCCAAGCGGCGCGAGGTGTTCGAGGAGTTCCGCCGGCTGGGCGGCGCGGATGGCGGCGGCGACCCGGCCGACAAGGGGCTGGGCCTCGGCCTTGCCATCGTCGATCGCATCGCCCGGCTGCTCGGCCATCGGGTGACTCTGCACTCCATCGTCGGGCGCGGCACCGGCTTCGCGGTGGAGGTGCCGATGGAGCAGGCGCGCGCCGCCCCGGTCGCCCGCCCGGTCACCGTCCCCGCCGCCCTGTCGGCCGGGCTGCTGGTGCTGTGCATCGACAATGAAGAGCCGATCCTGGCCGGCCTGCGCGCCCTGCTCGGCCAATGGGGCTGCCGGGTGGCGACGGCGTCGGACGTGGCCGGCGCGCTGGCGGCGCTCGCCCCCTTCGACGGCACACTTCCAGATGTGGTCTGCGTGGATTATCACGTAGGCGGAGGGCAGACGGGGCTTGCGGTTCTGCAGCGGTTGCGGGAATTGTGGGGCCGTCCGGTCAAGGGGCTGCTGCTGACCGCCGACCGGTCCGAAGCGGTGCGGGCCGAGGCGGAGCGGTGCGGCTGCGGCGTGCTCTACAAACCGGTGAAGCCGGCGTCGCTGCGCCGCTTCCTGAACGGGGCGGCCCTGCAGACGTCTGCGGTGGCCGAACGGTAA
- a CDS encoding ABC transporter permease subunit, which produces MDYFIQQLINGLSLGAIYGLIAIGYTMVYGIIGMINFAHGEIYMIGSFVALITFLAIGALGITWVPLALLVMLLASMLFTSVYGWTVERIAYRPLRSSPRLAPLISAIGMSIFLQNYIQLLQGARSKPLQPILPGNLTMMDGAVSVSYVRLATIVITLVLMVGFTMLINRTSLGRAQRACEQDKKMAGLLGVNVDRVISLTFVMGAALAAVAGMMVLLIYGVIDFYIGFLAGVKSFTAAVLGGVGSLPGAMLGGVVIGLIEAFWSGYVGSEWKDVATFSILVLVLIFRPTGLLGRPEIEKV; this is translated from the coding sequence ATGGATTATTTCATACAGCAATTGATCAACGGCTTGTCGCTTGGGGCGATTTACGGCCTGATCGCGATCGGCTACACGATGGTGTACGGCATCATCGGTATGATCAACTTCGCCCATGGCGAGATTTACATGATCGGCTCCTTCGTGGCGCTGATCACCTTCCTGGCCATCGGCGCGCTGGGCATCACCTGGGTGCCTTTGGCGCTTCTGGTCATGCTGCTCGCCTCCATGCTGTTCACCAGCGTCTATGGCTGGACGGTGGAGCGGATCGCCTACCGGCCGCTGCGCTCCTCGCCGCGGCTGGCGCCGCTGATCTCCGCCATCGGCATGTCGATCTTCCTGCAGAACTACATCCAGCTCCTCCAGGGCGCCCGCTCCAAGCCGCTGCAGCCCATCCTGCCCGGCAACCTCACCATGATGGACGGCGCCGTCTCCGTCAGCTACGTGCGCCTCGCCACCATCGTCATCACCCTGGTCCTGATGGTCGGCTTCACCATGCTGATCAACCGCACCTCGCTCGGCCGCGCCCAGCGCGCCTGCGAGCAGGACAAGAAGATGGCCGGGCTGCTCGGCGTCAACGTCGACCGCGTCATCTCGCTGACCTTCGTCATGGGCGCCGCGCTCGCCGCCGTCGCCGGCATGATGGTGCTGCTGATCTATGGCGTCATCGATTTCTACATCGGCTTCCTGGCGGGCGTGAAAAGCTTCACCGCCGCCGTGCTCGGCGGGGTCGGTTCGCTGCCCGGCGCCATGCTCGGCGGCGTGGTCATCGGCCTGATCGAGGCCTTCTGGTCCGGCTATGTCGGCTCCGAATGGAAGGACGTCGCAACCTTCTCCATCCTCGTCCTCGTCCTGATCTTCCGGCCCACCGGCCTGCTCGGCCGGCCCGAGATCGAGAAGGTGTAA
- a CDS encoding TerB family tellurite resistance protein, producing MGLFDMFKGNAPLELNPRRALVVSLIYCMGSDGEIDPEEVGHLLSVLGRNATREELDRCFKFARSTPPDTFLGEVAPKLTEQQRLCILLNMIDSAMADGEAEQGERDLIIRFQQAFGFDDAKLQPYFQALVVKNSRTVLDA from the coding sequence ATGGGTCTGTTCGATATGTTCAAGGGCAACGCTCCGCTGGAGCTGAACCCGCGCCGGGCGCTGGTCGTCTCGCTGATCTACTGCATGGGGTCGGACGGCGAAATCGATCCGGAGGAGGTGGGCCATCTCCTTTCCGTGCTCGGCCGCAACGCCACGCGGGAGGAGCTGGACCGCTGCTTCAAGTTCGCGCGCAGCACCCCGCCCGACACCTTCCTGGGAGAGGTCGCGCCGAAGCTGACCGAGCAGCAGCGCCTGTGCATCCTGCTGAACATGATCGACAGCGCCATGGCCGACGGCGAGGCGGAGCAGGGCGAACGCGACCTGATCATCCGCTTCCAGCAGGCCTTCGGCTTCGACGACGCCAAGCTGCAGCCCTATTTCCAGGCGCTGGTGGTGAAGAACAGCCGGACCGTGCTGGACGCCTGA
- a CDS encoding DNA polymerase IV, giving the protein MTAPPPSVCRDCAAAPSSAGSGDVTRCPKCGSRRLFRHAELHSLSIGHIDCDSFYATVEKRDRPELASRPVIVGGDDHRGVVAACCYVARMSGVRSAMTIREALDRCPDATIIRPDIAKYKEVGHRARAIMEAFTPLVEPISIDEAYLDLTGVEERLSISPAQALVEIVRRFEQELRITASIGLSYNKLLAKIASDLDKPRGFSALGRAEAAGFLAPKRVTILWGVGPALERKLFADGITRVGDLQDKDEHWLVKRYGAMGRVLFNYARGEDSRRVQPDSPSKSISSEETFDWDVTTLPALAQELRPLADKVARRLEREGLLGRSVVLKLKTKDFQQLTRSRRVEPTRSAETILAAGIALLEREVDGRAFRLIGIGCTDLTHPETAPDPELDLFG; this is encoded by the coding sequence ATGACCGCGCCCCCGCCCAGCGTCTGCCGCGACTGCGCCGCCGCCCCATCAAGCGCAGGATCGGGTGACGTCACGCGCTGCCCGAAATGCGGCAGCCGGCGGCTGTTCCGCCATGCGGAGCTGCACAGCCTGTCCATCGGCCACATCGACTGCGACAGCTTCTATGCCACGGTGGAGAAGCGCGACCGGCCGGAACTGGCGAGCCGGCCGGTGATCGTCGGCGGCGACGACCATCGCGGGGTGGTCGCCGCCTGCTGCTATGTCGCGCGGATGTCGGGCGTCCGCTCCGCCATGACGATCCGCGAGGCGCTGGACCGCTGCCCCGACGCCACAATCATCCGCCCGGACATCGCCAAGTACAAAGAGGTCGGCCATCGGGCCCGCGCGATCATGGAGGCCTTCACCCCCCTGGTGGAGCCGATCAGCATCGACGAGGCCTATCTCGACCTCACCGGCGTGGAGGAGCGGCTCAGCATCAGCCCGGCCCAGGCGCTGGTGGAGATCGTCCGCCGCTTCGAGCAGGAGCTGCGCATCACCGCCTCCATCGGCCTCAGCTACAACAAGCTGCTGGCGAAGATCGCCTCGGACCTCGACAAGCCGCGCGGCTTCTCCGCGCTGGGCCGGGCGGAGGCGGCGGGCTTCCTGGCGCCCAAGCGGGTCACCATCCTGTGGGGCGTCGGCCCGGCGCTGGAGCGCAAGCTGTTCGCCGACGGCATCACCCGCGTCGGCGATTTGCAGGACAAGGACGAGCATTGGCTGGTCAAGCGCTACGGCGCCATGGGCCGGGTGCTGTTCAACTATGCCCGCGGCGAGGATTCCCGCCGGGTCCAGCCCGATTCGCCGAGCAAGAGCATCTCGTCGGAGGAAACCTTCGACTGGGACGTCACCACCCTGCCCGCCCTGGCGCAGGAGCTGCGCCCGCTGGCCGACAAGGTCGCCCGCCGGCTGGAGCGCGAAGGGCTGCTGGGCCGCAGCGTGGTGCTGAAGCTGAAGACCAAGGATTTCCAGCAGCTGACCCGCTCCCGCCGGGTGGAGCCGACCCGCTCGGCCGAGACGATCCTCGCCGCCGGCATCGCCCTGCTGGAACGCGAGGTGGACGGCCGCGCCTTCCGCCTGATCGGCATCGGCTGCACCGACCTCACCCACCCGGAAACCGCGCCCGATCCGGAACTCGACCTGTTCGGGTGA
- a CDS encoding DUF2335 domain-containing protein yields MMPNQKNQKTASTKAPSAQQGAFPVPEPLENTIEQVLEGMLGPEKAEEASAAVVSILERHERFEGPMPPPALLRQYEEIVPGAAERMLSMAERQLDHQIHWERTAIHSQARNSFWGLCFGFLIAAGLIIGAIFCAVTGHEQVALALVGASALGLVPAFINAWKQARRSQPPSQPPQVADGKRRK; encoded by the coding sequence ATGATGCCCAATCAAAAAAATCAAAAGACCGCTTCAACGAAAGCGCCTTCTGCCCAGCAGGGAGCGTTTCCTGTTCCAGAGCCGTTGGAAAACACAATCGAGCAGGTCCTTGAAGGAATGCTCGGGCCAGAAAAGGCCGAAGAGGCCAGTGCCGCCGTCGTAAGCATCCTTGAAAGGCATGAGCGTTTCGAAGGCCCCATGCCGCCGCCCGCATTGCTTCGACAATATGAAGAGATCGTGCCCGGCGCTGCGGAGCGCATGTTATCGATGGCAGAGCGCCAGCTCGACCACCAGATCCATTGGGAAAGAACCGCGATCCACTCGCAGGCCAGAAATTCATTCTGGGGTCTCTGCTTTGGCTTCCTGATAGCTGCCGGCTTGATAATCGGCGCGATCTTCTGTGCGGTCACCGGCCATGAGCAGGTTGCACTTGCTCTGGTTGGGGCAAGCGCCCTTGGCCTTGTTCCGGCCTTCATCAATGCCTGGAAGCAGGCACGGCGCAGTCAGCCCCCCTCCCAGCCTCCCCAAGTTGCGGACGGCAAACGCAGGAAGTGA
- a CDS encoding LysR substrate-binding domain-containing protein, with protein sequence MSRILDLAQLRSFLLIAEGRSFAEAAELVGRSPSAVSLHIQKLEEAVGASILRRNARGVEPTLAGERLLGYARRLLALNDETLAAFRPSPRRSLRIGVTQDIAESVLPALLRRFAGEHPEAELILRIDRSLAVIEAVQAGGLDVAVALHRDTPDNLGTVAEEPMLWIGSADWRDRMLDAGGLDAGGSDGGRPAVPLALFEPPCSFRTAALDALSASGLPHRIAVTSPSLAGLRAAAEAGVGLTVRTRHSLTGPLLCDVGRALSLPPLPTAAFCLYARRDEAWPARDDFLELCRRLG encoded by the coding sequence ATGAGCCGCATCCTGGATCTTGCCCAGCTGCGTTCCTTCCTGCTGATCGCGGAAGGGCGCAGCTTCGCCGAAGCCGCCGAACTGGTCGGACGCTCGCCGTCGGCCGTCAGCCTGCACATCCAGAAGCTGGAGGAGGCGGTGGGTGCCAGCATCCTCCGCCGCAATGCCCGCGGGGTGGAGCCGACGCTGGCCGGGGAGAGGCTGCTGGGCTATGCGCGGCGCCTGCTGGCGCTGAACGACGAGACGCTCGCCGCCTTCCGGCCCTCGCCGCGCCGGTCGCTGCGGATCGGCGTCACCCAGGACATCGCCGAGTCGGTCCTGCCCGCTCTGTTGCGCCGCTTCGCCGGCGAGCATCCGGAGGCCGAGTTGATCCTGCGCATCGACCGGTCGCTGGCGGTGATCGAGGCGGTGCAGGCCGGCGGCCTCGACGTCGCCGTCGCCCTGCACCGCGACACGCCGGACAATCTCGGCACGGTGGCGGAGGAACCGATGCTGTGGATCGGGTCTGCGGATTGGCGCGACCGCATGCTGGATGCCGGGGGACTGGATGCCGGGGGATCGGATGGAGGGAGGCCGGCGGTGCCGCTTGCCCTGTTCGAGCCGCCCTGCAGCTTCCGCACGGCCGCTCTCGACGCCCTGTCCGCCAGTGGCCTGCCCCACCGGATCGCGGTGACCAGCCCCAGCCTTGCCGGGCTGCGCGCCGCGGCGGAGGCCGGTGTCGGGCTGACCGTCCGCACCCGCCACAGCCTGACGGGACCGCTGCTCTGCGATGTCGGCAGGGCGCTGTCCCTGCCGCCGCTGCCGACCGCAGCCTTCTGTCTCTATGCCCGCCGCGACGAGGCGTGGCCGGCGCGCGACGATTTCCTGGAACTCTGCCGGCGGCTGGGCTGA
- the ald gene encoding alanine dehydrogenase, giving the protein MVTRIGVPKEIKNHEYRVGLTPASVRELAAEGHALLIQSGAGAEIGFSDEAYRAAGAEIAGSAEEVFAKADLIVKVKEPQPAECRRLRPDQVLFTYLHLAPDPEQARLLMESGCTAIAYETVTDRAGRLPLLAPMSEIAGRMAIQVGAVALQKSNGGSGILLGGVPGVLPGKVLVIGGGVVGANAARMAMGLGADVTIADRSMPRLAQLDDLFGPRLKTVYASADTLDRLVADSDLVVGAVLVPGAAAPKLVRRDQLAGMRRGSVLVDVAIDQGGCFETSHATTHSDPTYVVDGVVHYCVANMPGAVARTSTEALNHATLPFVQALAGKGWKRALAEDPHLLAGLNVHAGQLTYEAVADALGQPFTDPRNLVG; this is encoded by the coding sequence ATGGTCACGCGCATCGGCGTGCCCAAGGAAATCAAGAACCACGAGTACCGTGTCGGGCTGACGCCGGCATCGGTCCGCGAACTGGCGGCGGAGGGCCATGCCCTGCTGATCCAGAGCGGCGCCGGGGCCGAGATCGGCTTCTCCGACGAAGCCTACCGCGCGGCGGGTGCCGAGATCGCCGGGTCCGCCGAAGAGGTGTTCGCAAAGGCCGACCTTATCGTGAAGGTGAAGGAACCGCAGCCGGCGGAATGTCGCAGGCTACGGCCGGATCAGGTGCTGTTCACCTACCTGCACCTCGCCCCCGATCCGGAGCAGGCCCGGCTGCTGATGGAAAGCGGCTGCACCGCCATCGCCTATGAGACCGTCACCGACCGCGCCGGGCGCCTGCCGCTGCTGGCGCCGATGTCGGAGATCGCCGGCCGCATGGCGATCCAGGTCGGTGCCGTCGCCTTGCAGAAGAGCAACGGCGGCTCCGGCATCCTGCTGGGCGGCGTGCCCGGCGTGCTGCCCGGCAAGGTGCTGGTCATCGGCGGCGGGGTGGTCGGCGCCAACGCCGCCCGCATGGCGATGGGGCTGGGTGCCGACGTGACCATCGCCGACCGTTCCATGCCCCGGCTGGCCCAGCTCGACGATTTGTTCGGGCCGCGGCTGAAGACCGTCTACGCCTCGGCCGACACGCTCGACCGGCTGGTCGCCGACAGCGATCTGGTGGTCGGCGCCGTGCTGGTGCCGGGGGCGGCAGCGCCGAAGCTGGTGCGCCGCGACCAGCTGGCCGGCATGCGCCGCGGATCGGTTCTGGTGGACGTCGCCATCGACCAGGGCGGCTGTTTCGAGACCAGCCACGCCACCACCCATTCCGACCCGACCTATGTGGTGGACGGCGTGGTGCATTACTGCGTCGCCAACATGCCGGGCGCCGTCGCCCGCACCAGCACCGAGGCGCTGAACCACGCCACCCTGCCCTTCGTCCAGGCGCTGGCCGGCAAGGGGTGGAAGCGGGCGCTGGCCGAGGATCCGCACCTGCTGGCGGGGCTGAATGTCCATGCCGGTCAATTGACCTACGAGGCGGTCGCCGACGCCCTGGGGCAGCCCTTCACCGACCCCCGCAACCTCGTCGGCTGA